The Silene latifolia isolate original U9 population chromosome Y, ASM4854445v1, whole genome shotgun sequence sequence TGTAAGAAATGTGGTGCTGTCGGGAACGATGTTGTTACTTGTTATGCGGAGAATGACCGAGTCTATGCCTATCGGCAATATAGACAAGGTCATTATGGTTCTCAAAGTGGGGGTTACCCAAACTATTCTCCACTTCCGCCGCAGAATTactatgtgccgccacatccgattCAGCAGTAAGGCTTTCAAAGGCCTTCATCTTCTTTTCCGCCAGAGCAAGTTCCTCCTTCCACTATCAACAaggaagagattgctgaattgaagtctttAGTGAAGGCACTTGCTCTACAAGTGCAAGAAACTGCACATGCTAGAGATGCTTCTATCAAGAGACTTGAGACTCAATTGGCTCAAGTAGATGCGATGGTATGGAGGCCTAGGTCAAGCTGATGGCTAATAGTGACGTCTATTATGCTGCAATAAGTTGTTGTTCTCCTGTTGATGCGATGGTATGGAGGCCTAGGTCAAGATGATGGACGCTGAGGGGACCTCATTCAGTCAACAGCCTTGTCGTGAGCCATTAATTTCTGTAGGTGGATGAtaagaagaaggtcgagctgggacctatctgaaactagcgctgtccgggaggcaacacGGAGTTTTAAActttttagttaatttttcaaacatttcaatttTGATGGACTTGTAATAATGGGTTTTCAGACGATAGACTGGAACGCTTAGACTTGCTTCGTCTGTTCTTTGGGCGTTTATTGCGTATTTGCAGGTAACTcacgaggatcactcgatcgagtatttcttgttctcgatcgagcaacttctgCAGGCCATTtaattcgatcgagtgcttttgtacCTCGATCGAATATTGTTGCTGTAACTTGAGCCTTGTGATGTTATTTgcgacctcccttgttgctggctggtttggggaggtccctatttcgcgttatcttgtaagttttccgcagcTTCACTCTCttattttcagtttgcatttcctatccttatttttgggtacaatgagggcattgtacggtttagtttggggaggttatgcatccatataagTGTCTGCATgttgcttttattgcatttctgttatcacgttaaaTTACTGTATGTattattgtttatttttataaaaaatcataaaaatctaaaaaaaaaatagaaaatttcaaaaaatcaaaaaatattcatgtttgattttgcatataggttgagtcggaacggtatatTTTCGTGATGAAACTGcattttaacttgtcatttttacttgagccttgcatctaattgacagttattagtttagtcatgcgcatatctacgagttaatgttgaaaatatagctgactgtgtagacttgacctgataaattggcaacctactttaaaatttctaagttttagagccgtataacttgtaacattcatgaccggttattgtaggaattgagagtagtactccttgcataacatgtttcatcacttttgcacttttatgaaattcgattgcttgtcacttgcatacattcgggtttgtggtcagtgacacatgcagggaggcgcttacaatttccctttctttcattttcacccttttagctccactttagccaaatatagcctttttgacccattagctacacccagaATTTAGCCTGCCAGTCATGCTAATTTAGTGtgacttttgtggtatatttaTCATTGTTGCAAGTTTGACTCATTTGTTATTTGTACGGAGTtgaggaaaagaaaaaaagaaagagacgtggaaagaaagaaaaaaaaaagtaaaagaaatgaaaaaaaatgaaaaacgtgATACAGAAGGAGAAAAAAAAGTTAGTTGAttggaaataaaaaaaatgagaccgTATTAGAAAAGGGAAGTTAGTGACGGTCTACTCCTCTGTtcttatttatatatttttgaggagatagtgtattgggtagtgagtttagtgccaaagaagggcacttgtgctttattttctaGACAACTGAGATTCAGATGGTCTTATTTGGTCCTGtataggtgctagcttgacgctttacctccacatttccataatctattttgcctttctcacctgtaacctcactttcccatatcatttgtacgCCCTcgactgtgacggacattgttggttggaatatgtgtatggtacttgaatcgtctatcatttgtgttgcatgcatgttatgtaggtcgcagtttaggtgagtgactgttctctctttctctcttacacattTATATTCAccatttgcttcatgagagaagagtaacccgtgagagtccaattttgttggtcttgcaaggtcggtAGGTTAGCTCTATTTATGGatatcatacaactcgtttgcgtattgactgttgtagctatgactgttaattttcgattgcattaaattggttcaagtagacaagttatagctagctctgagttttcatatccatTCCATTATgctgcatttagtttgcttggggacaagcaaaggtttggtttggggagatttgatgtgtgcattttatataggtattttgtacttcatttgtgCGCATTCTAATGCATATTGTGTAGTGCTTAGCTACAAATATCCCCCggattgtctactttggtttgtcttgcattatttgcaggtatgaattGGAAAGGAGCGTAATCAGGCCTAAAACATGTCCCAATGCATGCATTTacgagatgagttgagtcggaggttggaaactactaattatgatgcgcaaagaagtaagatagctaggcgagcaaaggaagaacttcaaattactagtgccgattttgaagagccatatctagagttctacaactgatttttagGTTATCCAACtgaagatgaaatcttgtcctcttagctttccaacgccacctgaaacgctctgtttgcccaagtaacgaagaaatggcaaccgtttgaagttcagtgcgcgaagcaggaataatgcgctggaaaccactcgatcgagtacatagtgttcgatcgagtagtttaaagtcttcgatcgaatgtGCCTTTgtgataagtgttcgatcgagtacctaaattactcgatcgagaggttttagcttggatttgtttgatcgagtgatataaagttactcgatcgagtgactagcttatatactcgggatttttatttcgtgttaggtttattttatgctaataatgacttccctatataaaggaagtcgggattaggtcatagAGACACTTTTACATCTCTTATCACTTCTTAATTACGTTTTGCACACTCTTAATCTCGGGAGCTTTTCTCTGTTTCTTTTCTCTCCGGATTCAAACCTTGTAATCAttcttttccctttaatcttaatTCTTTGTTTGTTCCTATTAATTGTTCTCTTAATTTAGTTTATGCTTTGTTCTTATTCCTTTATCATGTCTCTTATTAGTAAgtcttttgttgttattgttgacaaccttaataacatgagtagctaattctctttatgttaggactagggaatcctTGGTacaattgtgacgatgtagtgaatagactagacgatttacatgtgagaatttgtccccatggcaatataactgtaacaccaatttagttgaatgcatgcttctaaattatattaatttggtcaactttgttcctggatcggaagattggaataaatagacctgctatgaacagtagactaccctaatgaggacggaagttaagttagtggaattctagggtggacagcggaccggaaggaccctTCCCAtgtccttctcacagtagattgtctaggctatttccatctgagtcgataaactgtcatggtgaaccgaaatcctgacataatCTCATTTATCTGATCGCTTATATCTTATTTTCTCATTTTGCTGCTCTTACATTATTTCTCTTGCCCTTAAACCTTTTGTAGTTTAGGAAACCAAActaaaaccccccatttgtgacttagatagacggacttcagatagataccttgcctccctatggagatcgaccctacttatcactagcttccgttagtatatttaggtatttattttttggTACAGAAATGACAGTATCGGCTCACCATATGGCACGAATTTCAAGGCCTAAGTATGCTAGTTTGTGTCATGttttagcaattgtatttagatcgagttgtatctttaattcaattgtttgcaaATCGAGTCGACGAGAATCGTCTGGGTTGTAATAGTTTAGctccccaacggctcccccactcCCATCTAAGCCATGTTTGTGAATGCTTGTTAGTATAGTTTAAATCAACCTCACATGAtcacttggacaaagtagattagatgcattaaacgattagaaaccaaGATCACATGATAGGTTTAAAATGGTGTTTTGCACTCTCATACAACAATCGTAGTCTTATCCAATTAGCCATCATAGTCCCAAGTAGAGGCCGTTATGGCAACGGGCgggggtgggtgttttattaacgaacttccccccccccccacgtactttcaacaacgaacttaaatctcgtttttcaaaatggttcccaaatttccttaaattttgTGGCGACTCCAAACGATTTTCAACCCGTGGATTACATTCAAATCCCCACATCCACAAAGCAATATACAAGAGAATTCACAACGCCGATTGGCTGCATATACCGATATGTAGAAATGGACCAAAAATTTCTAACCTTTTTTTCGCAGATGATATGGTCTTATTTGCAGAAGCCAGAGCCGACCAAGCATATGTTATTAATTATGTACTCGAGAATTTCTGTAGGGCATCAGGGGAGAAAGTCAGTGTCGCGAAATCGAAAGTGTTCTTTTCCGAAAATACACCTACTGTTGCTCGAGAAGAGATAGCCCAGATTCAGGGGTTCGAGGCGACTTTGGATTTGGGCATCTACTTAGGAATGCCTACTATCAACGGAAGGGTCACTAAAGCGACTTTTGCCCACCTTGAGGAGAAATTTAATAAAAGATTAGCGGGGTGGCAGACCAAGCATCTATCGCTAGCAGGGCGAAATACCCTTGTACAGTTAACGTTGTCAACTCTCGCAAATTATAATATGCAGACGGCTAAGCTGCCGAGGTCACTATGTGatgatgctatttatagtatatgTAACACCCCAGCCCacaccgggtcgggagcggttacttattaTGATAGCTCATCAGGCTGTGTACATGACCTACAGATCAACACATGTCCTTTATAGTGCATTTATCCTCACTCATGTgaatcccgggaaccttcccaggagatcacccatcctaagactactctcagccaagcacgcttaactgtggagttcttttgcatggatgaccataattaaagaaagtgcactttgttgatatgagtagtactttcaatccctttaagcactagtcatttaagcctatcactagaCCTCTTTAATTTacgtgggggtgttacaatcaccctcacttgaagaacgcaacgtcctcgttgcgcctagGAGCATAATCGCTAACCCAGAACCCTCCCCTGCTTGgtgggtgatcacaatggagcgtataacaactgcctctcaTCACCACACGGTCACAGGgttgctctaataccacttgtaacaccccgacccaaaccgggtcgggagcggttacttatgatagctcaccaggctgtgtacatggcacacagatcaacacgggtcctttatagcacattttatcctcactcatgtgcatcccgggaaccttcccaggaggtcactcatcctaagactactctcagctaagcatgcttaactgtggagttcttttgtatggatgaccataaaaggaaagtgcactttgttgatatgagtattactttcaatccctttaagcactagtcatttaagcctatcactagaGCTCTTCAATTAATGTGGGGTGTTACAAAGATAATtggagcattaccatctcggtttcccgaggtagtgattGAAAAcatcaatcaaagaacattttattaatataaatgtttagtgaattacataaacgtaaacaaatggaTAACTAAAATATAACTCATgatatctatactcttctagccaactagactcgtctcgtgatatcatcaagctcgtcccgtctcccgcgtattATCCAAACAGCCTTAtcataacctgctccccatatgaccaaaggatatcatatggatcgacacaggccaccccaaaagagataggtgacaatgcacagacacaacaaatgtcagtttcaataaataaataaagtgtgacccgactcgagtgtgtgaacatacaacatgactatgatatgaataacATGATATCCAACAACCGCGACTACGGTACCGgcacacgcccagacataccgataacctcACTgatactgggacacgcccagacataccgtcaaccagactggtactgggacacgcccagacatatcgATAACCaaaaacaggtaccgggacacgcccagacgtaccaggtccggaagccaaccggatcccctaccagacatcgtgtctcaaccacacgcatcCCTCCAAACTCTagtcattaatatgcacatccctcttagagtgggaaAGGTCCAAGAGGCGATCCAAGCGGAAgatggtctcccaaccgtctcccGTCTCCTCAACGACAACCAACAATTACAACCGTTATATTATCCAATATACATGGCAAGTATAATAAATGCAaataccacacaatatgccaattaccgatTCCCCCAATCAccttaaccaatatcatgttataatgcaataacCGCCAAAACACGACTCATATGACAACTTAAATgcaatattgaaactgagtaggattaacctacatcacagcaaatccgcataagcaacctgtcacacaagctaggtccgtctcgtaaaaccgtctcacaaaacacatttcctaaaatatgataataatacaaatacatataaatatactcatctaatcatacaaatacatatacaaatatatataaatatactaatccaaTACGTACGTCTACCAATATGtataatatactaatatatttataccaatacgtatacatatactaatacattatacaaatacgtatatgTATACgactaactaaactaaataaacccgtcttaaacaaTACAAAACCCGACTCAACCCAAACCACCATGACCAACGCTtccaccgtggaccaccaccaccactgccacGGTGGCCATGGCCAGCCGCAACAACCACTGCCACGACCAACgaccgacaccaccaccaccaacaacaaacaccaacaacaacaccctCCACACGGCACACCCACACAACCCTCCACCACTGTGGCTGCCACCACAACCATGGGACCGGCCTGACCATGGTGGGTCCAAGCACCACCACCGAACCGACAACCGCCACCAGCAACAGCAACAATAACCATAACAACAACTgcgacaacaacaataataaaaccgACACCCCTTTTTCTCTCTCCTTTCCCGCCACCCTCACGGCCGCCCAAGACCACCCCTCAACCCTCAACCCGGATCTGCCCTAGCCCTGACCAAAACCGGCCCGTAACCCGTTTAAAATCTCAGCCCTAACCCGTATGACACAACCCCCTAAAACCCCTTTATCTACTCGGTCAAGGTCTGTTTTGGGTGGTCAACGACCGTCCATTGGTGGTTCAAGGCGGGTCAAAGATGGGTCAAGGtcgtgacgggtcaaaggtatgaataaattaatataaaggctagtataagacgtTACGATCTTGAGGCGAGGTGACGGAATCTccttttcctctctttctctcctCCCTTATCTTTTGTGGATTTTGTGGTCGATTATGTTGGGATAAGGTTTGAGTGGATAATGGTGGGATTATAAGGTGAGGGTAGTATAAGGTGAGTGTATAAATACATgtatcatattattattatattattatattattccgtctcaacataactcgtataattacaataaaatattattatttaataattattaaatactgAGTATTACAATATTtcccccttaaaataaacttcatccccgaagtttcACCTCACTCTTCCTTTTCCGACTATTCCCTCAACTCTCTTGTGTACTCTCTTCCCAATGTTCGGTGTTCCATTCTCACTACTTCTTCTCAATTCTCACTATTTCCTCACATTCCGTACTTCCTTTTTCCTAAACttccgaattgttacattcactacccctaaaagagaacttcgtcccgaagttcaactatcaacctcaaaatacgatctcatacactcattactaaattccacaattgactatgttccaggttcaacaTTCTCTTTTACTTATTGTAAATccataaataaattataaatggtCCTAATGCCATGATATAACCCTACTCTACGAGTCTCCCAAACGTCAAGGTATAAGGTCCTGCCCACGGTTTGAAACCCTAAACCCATAACAACacccaactcaattggttctaagtccACGCATAAGTCTTGGGGTATAACTCGATCATTACTATACGCATATAGATCATCTCTAATCTCATACATGTACATGTATGCCAATCAATCATAAACATGCGGATTCTGAGAAACAACCAAATAATGCAACATTACTCGAATGTGACTCAACCATGCTCAACATTCCCACTTTCCGGAAaccatgccacgcatataccgcgtcaaatccaccacatgatcacacttGTGTTTTCAACATCCATTCCCAGCTATTGCCAATACTTCCGCTCATACGGAAAACCATATATACAATCATACAAATGACCACTATGCAACACATAACTTGcatttttcatcttacttttatGAAACGAAATGAACTCACGTCGATTAACACACATCAAACAAGGTTTTCATATTAATTCTGTCATCAACCAACTCATGTCAAATCAACGATTTCTATTACTTGCAAAATTCTACACCATATGATCAAGCGTAAATAATTCACACATATCACACATGTAAGGTGAATCGTGGTCATccaacacaagtcaactaatataaaccgTGAAATATGGGTACAGGCCCACTATTTGGTCAA is a genomic window containing:
- the LOC141632113 gene encoding uncharacterized protein LOC141632113, which codes for MVLFAEARADQAYVINYVLENFCRASGEKVSVAKSKVFFSENTPTVAREEIAQIQGFEATLDLGIYLGMPTINGRVTKATFAHLEEKFNKRLAGWQTKHLSLAGRNTLVQLTLSTLANYNMQTAKLPRSLCDDAIYSICNTPAHTGSGAVTYYDSSSGCVHDLQINTCPL